GTCGAGCTCGCGGCTGTAGTGGGCGAAAATTTCCTTGACCCGCTCGCGGACCGCGGGCTCGATTTTCACACCGCCGCGCGCCTCCACACCGTACTCGATGAAGTGCTCGAACTCCCATTGGTACATCGCAGTGTTAAAGCGCTGCTCCGTTGCCATGCAGTCCGAGCCGTCGAGCAGCTTGGTGGCGCGACGGTGGATCTGCACCAAAATGTCCAGCGCCGCGCAATACAGCTCAATGCGCCGCGCGCTTTCGACGGTCAGCGCCAGGTCCTGCAACATGACGTCGCCCAGATCCTCGAGCACCATCAGCCCCTGGACCGCGTCGTAGAGCATGACCTGCGGTACCGGGATGCCGGCGTGCGAAAGGTGTCGGTGGATGTTGATGAACGGCAGCTCGCCGTTCTCGTCGTGGTACAGCATGACCTCCTCGGAGTGCAGCTTGTTGGGCAGATCGAGGATCTGCATCACCACGTAGGACGAGATACGGCCGCCGCGATCGGCGCTCAGCCGGTAGTAGTTGCGGTCCGAGGCGTCGCCGGGTAAACGCGCCAGCTCCACGCCGTCGACCGCAGTACGAAACAGCCGGTTGATCAGTGAATCAAGTTGCTCGGGCTTCAAGCTCATTTCGTCTCCGTGAAAAAGCGCCGCCAGCATTGTTCGAGTGCTTGCAGACTTTGTTGCACCAGCGGATCCTCTACCGGCGCGCCGGCGTTGTGCGACATCACCTCGAGCACCATGTGGGCCAGCCGCGGCATGGAACCAAGCTTATCGCTTGCCTCACCCCAGTCGATATTCCCGCGGCCTGGGATCAGGTGCTCGTCGCGCTCACCGTGGTTGTCCGAGATGTGCACCGAGAGCAGCAGATCGGATCCCGCCTCGAGTCCAGACAATAGATCCTGCTCCACGTTGAGGTGTCCCAAGTCCAGACACAGGCCGACGTTACCCGCGCCCAGGTCCTCGATCAGCTCCACCAGCCGTTCGGCCCGGCTCTCGTCGGTGATGACGTTTTCCACGCCGATGCGCACGCCCACGCGTTGTGCAACCTGCGAGAGCTCGGCGAGTGATTCGATAAAGTGCCGCACGCATTCCGGGCCGCTGTCGTCGACGCCTCCGGGGCCGTGTACGACCACCAGGTCGCTGCCCAGAAAGCCCGCGACCTCGATCGCCCTGCGGGTGGCGTCGATGGACTCTCGCAACAGAGCCTGGTCCTCGGTGGCCAAAGAGTAGAGCTTGAAATCCGGGCTGCCGAAACGGTTGTAGAACGGCGCATGATAGGTAGCGGCTACCATGTCCATCTCGGAAAGCCAGGCGTCGAGCAGCTCGACCCGCGCGTCGTCACGCGCGTCGAAGTGTGGGGCCATGCCCCAGATCTCCACGCGCTCAAAGCCTTGGCCGCGCATGGCCTCAAGCTGGCCGCGTTCGAGTTCGTTCATGGCGAACAGATGGGTACTGACAGAAGGTTTCAATTTGACCCCGCGCAGGTGGGTTTTGTGGATACCAGAAGGATGTGCAAAAATCAACGATCGCGCTTGTAGGGCGCGAGGGGGCATGCTAGAAGATCGCGGATTCGGGGCGTGGCGCAGCCTGGTAGCGCGCCTGCTTTGGGAGCAGGAAGTCGGCGGTTCGAATCCGCCCGCCCCGACTTTCCAAGACCGTCAATGTTTGCACAGCGCGTACTGAGAGTGGAGACAGCCGATGGGCAGCCGAATCTGGCTCGGACCTGACAGCGCCGTGGCGCAGTGGCTCGTTGATTGGTTCTACAACAGCCCTGACGCGCAGTTCGTGATGACCTTCCTGATGATCTTCGCGCTGTTGGCCATCGGCGTGCTGTTGGTGTTCGCCATACCCCTGCGGCTGATCGTCGCGCTGCTCTCGAGCAAGCCTGATCGCTACTCCCGCGCCGGCCGCTTCATTGCGCTGGTGCTCAGCCTGATGCTGGGCGGCCTGTTCGTGCTCGGCTGGCGCGAGAACCTGCTGGCCAGCGGCGTCTGGCCCTATCTGCTGCCCACGGTCCTGGCCATTGCGGCCTGCGCAGCAATCGTCAACGCTCGATTCAAGGGTCTGCGGCTGCTTGCCGGCTCGCTGATCCCCGCGGCCTTGGCGGTTGCGTTGACCTGCGCCCTGGGCTATGCGCTGGGCAACGGTGTGCTGTGGCCGCGCCTGGCCGGCCTGGCGCTGTGTACTGCGGTGCTGACCTTTCTGGGCGCGTTCAAACTATCCTGGCGCAGATCGCTGTCGCTGCTGCTGAGCACGGCTGCGCTGTTTGCGCTTGGCGCCAGCGCGGTCAAACCCTCGTGCACTCTTGACCCGCTTTCAGCCCAGATGCCGCCGGGCGCGCGCTGGGAGGTGTTGACCGAGCTTCCGGCCTACGGCATGGCGCTATCGGCTGATGGACGCCTGCTCTATTACTCGCTCAAGCACCGCACAATGCCCGGGCTGTACCGCATCGATCGTCAAAACGGCGAGATCGAAAACTACCAGCCCGAGGTCGGCTCGTGGATCGTACGGCTCGAGGTCAACCCGATCGACGGCCTGGTCTATTCCAACGGCAATCCCACGCCGCTGGTTTTCAGCCAGCAACCACTGTCGATAGTACGCATGTTCAACCTGCCCGACAGTTTCAGCGGGCGGCGCTACAACCACATCCTGCTCGATCCCGAGGGCGGCAGGCTCTACGCCAGCGCGCGCATGCCCGGCACGATCGTAGGCTGCAATCTTGATGACTTCGAGTCGTTCGTCTCGCGCACCTACGAAAATCAGCTCGTGGCGCCGGCCTCCATGGCCTGGGGCCCGGACCGCACAAGCCTCTACGTTGTGGAGAACCGCCGCGGCTACTTCCCCGGATTTCATATCGCCGAGATCGACCCCGAGACCCTCGAGATCCGACGCCGGGCCTTAATCGGCCCCTACAACTACGGCCTAGCCATCGACCCGCAACGCAATATCGCCTATGTCGGACAGCTGCTCAACGGCCTGGTGTCCATCGACCTGGAAACGCTGCAAATAATCAACGTCTTCCGCCACAGCGGGATTCGCGAGGTGGCCTTCGACCCGATCACCGACCGGGTCTACGCGGCCGACTTCTTCAACGGACGGACTTACGCCCTGGATCCGGACAGTCTGGAGAAAATCGGCGAGCTGCGTTGCGGTTGCGAAACACGCGGATTGCTGCCCGACGGCCAGGGCAATCTACTGATCAGCTCGCGCTATGGAGTGCTCTTTGCCCCAGCCGACGCGTTCGAGTAATCGGCTCAGGCGGAGGCTTTGCCGCGCTGCCGGCGCAACTTGAATACCGCGACAGCGATCCCGATTACGATTCCGAACACGACCCAGCCCCAGCCGATCTCGAGCCCCGCGGGCAGACCCAGCGCCAACGCCAGCCAGAGCGCGGACAGCGCGTTGTTGCGCATTGTGCCGTGCTCACGGTCCAGACGCCGCCGAGCGTGTCCGATGGCGCGCAGGGCCAGTTGCAGTCCGGCGACCATCGCCAGCAGCTTGAGCACCCAGGCGCCGAACGCTCCGGCATAGATCAGTTTGACCGTGGGAGCGTCCTGCATCACCAGCACCTTGATCCGGCGCAGCGGCTGCCCTGCCTGCGGTAGGCTGAACCGCGCGGGCAGACTGCCGCTGGAGGTCGTGACCTTGCGCGCCACCTCGCCGCTGAACTCCTCCTCGGCCACGCGCTGGCGGTTGTCCAACTCGGCCATCGACTGGCGATACATCAGCATCTCGGTCTGGTCCTGCGATGGTGCCGACACTTTCAACTCGTCCGACGCGGGCGCGGAGAGCATCTTGTTCCTCCCGACCCCGAACCGTGAGAGCAATCCCAGCGGGCCGTGCGATACGACCGGCTGCAACGGCGGGTCCATGCTGCCGCCCACGTGTAGATAGTCGAAGCGCTGCGGAAGGTAGGCGGTGATCGCCATCATTGAGATCGGCAGTTCCAGAACCGGCGTTAAAAGCTCCAGCGAGCCGATGGCGTCCATCTGATCGATGGGCGTGAAGTAGATCAGCTCGACCTCGAACGGTCGCAGCTCGCCCTCGCCGGGCTCGGACTTCTTCAGCGGCACGAGTAGTCGCGCCTCGTCTTGTTCAGTGCCCCTGGATGCGATGGAGGGCTTGACCGGATTGCCGTCGACAAACGCGCTCCAGAGCACCGATCCTTGAGGCAAGAGCACCTCGAGGAACTGTTTGCGGTTGTTGCGCACCCAGTATTGAGCGCGGGTCACGCTCTTGCCGTCATCGGTCACCTGGCAGACCAGGTTGGCGTTATCCACGGCCGCCTCGAGCACCGGCGCGCTTTCGTGACGCACTACGTTCAGGGAGATCTGCGGCGGCCGCACGTAGCGGTAGCCGAAGAGAATCGGATTCTGCGCGCGCGCCACAAGTTGCGGCGGCAGTTC
The nucleotide sequence above comes from Candidatus Alcyoniella australis. Encoded proteins:
- a CDS encoding sugar phosphate isomerase/epimerase family protein, with amino-acid sequence MKPSVSTHLFAMNELERGQLEAMRGQGFERVEIWGMAPHFDARDDARVELLDAWLSEMDMVAATYHAPFYNRFGSPDFKLYSLATEDQALLRESIDATRRAIEVAGFLGSDLVVVHGPGGVDDSGPECVRHFIESLAELSQVAQRVGVRIGVENVITDESRAERLVELIEDLGAGNVGLCLDLGHLNVEQDLLSGLEAGSDLLLSVHISDNHGERDEHLIPGRGNIDWGEASDKLGSMPRLAHMVLEVMSHNAGAPVEDPLVQQSLQALEQCWRRFFTETK
- a CDS encoding YncE family protein; its protein translation is MGSRIWLGPDSAVAQWLVDWFYNSPDAQFVMTFLMIFALLAIGVLLVFAIPLRLIVALLSSKPDRYSRAGRFIALVLSLMLGGLFVLGWRENLLASGVWPYLLPTVLAIAACAAIVNARFKGLRLLAGSLIPAALAVALTCALGYALGNGVLWPRLAGLALCTAVLTFLGAFKLSWRRSLSLLLSTAALFALGASAVKPSCTLDPLSAQMPPGARWEVLTELPAYGMALSADGRLLYYSLKHRTMPGLYRIDRQNGEIENYQPEVGSWIVRLEVNPIDGLVYSNGNPTPLVFSQQPLSIVRMFNLPDSFSGRRYNHILLDPEGGRLYASARMPGTIVGCNLDDFESFVSRTYENQLVAPASMAWGPDRTSLYVVENRRGYFPGFHIAEIDPETLEIRRRALIGPYNYGLAIDPQRNIAYVGQLLNGLVSIDLETLQIINVFRHSGIREVAFDPITDRVYAADFFNGRTYALDPDSLEKIGELRCGCETRGLLPDGQGNLLISSRYGVLFAPADAFE
- a CDS encoding phosphotransferase, producing MSLKPEQLDSLINRLFRTAVDGVELARLPGDASDRNYYRLSADRGGRISSYVVMQILDLPNKLHSEEVMLYHDENGELPFINIHRHLSHAGIPVPQVMLYDAVQGLMVLEDLGDVMLQDLALTVESARRIELYCAALDILVQIHRRATKLLDGSDCMATEQRFNTAMYQWEFEHFIEYGVEARGGVKIEPAVRERVKEIFAHYSRELDALPVVFTHRDFHSRNIMLLDDGRMRVIDFQDALLAPRVYDLASLLYDSYVELPEEQIYQLLDYYDRATADEPDRKEQGELRLHFEMAAVQRNLKAAGRFVYIQCVKGNDSLVKYVPQTLGYVRRNLPKLPRGAEALELLAPYVGEWRD